In Bacillus sp. Cs-700, one genomic interval encodes:
- a CDS encoding dihydroorotate dehydrogenase, producing the protein MNRLRVELPGLDLKNPIMPASGCFGFGKEYSQFYNLDQLGAIMVKATTHEPRFGNPTPRVAETTSGMLNAIGLQNPGLERVMTEELPWLSNYNVPIIANVAGSTIEDYVAVAERISTAENVHALELNISCPNVKEGGLAFGTVPETAFEVTKAVKDVSSVPVYVKLSPNVTDIVQMATVVERAGADGLTMINTLLGMRIDLKSGKPILANGAGGLSGPAIKPVAIRMIHQVSQQVNIPIIGMGGVQSAEDVIEYFLAGASAVAVGTANFVDPFACPTIIDSLPALLDELGVHHISELTGRSWKKAWDLQSSSH; encoded by the coding sequence ATGAATCGATTACGAGTTGAGCTACCAGGCTTAGATCTAAAAAATCCGATCATGCCAGCATCAGGCTGCTTTGGATTTGGTAAAGAGTATAGTCAGTTTTATAACCTGGATCAGCTTGGAGCGATTATGGTGAAGGCGACAACGCATGAGCCGCGCTTTGGCAATCCAACCCCTCGCGTCGCAGAAACAACATCAGGCATGTTAAATGCGATTGGTCTCCAAAACCCAGGACTTGAGCGTGTGATGACAGAGGAGTTACCGTGGCTATCGAACTATAACGTGCCAATTATTGCGAATGTGGCTGGATCGACGATAGAAGACTACGTGGCTGTTGCAGAGCGAATCTCAACGGCCGAAAACGTACATGCCCTTGAGTTGAATATTTCTTGCCCAAATGTGAAAGAAGGCGGTCTTGCATTTGGAACGGTGCCTGAAACGGCATTTGAAGTCACTAAAGCAGTTAAAGACGTGTCATCGGTTCCTGTTTACGTCAAACTCTCGCCAAACGTAACAGATATTGTGCAGATGGCAACAGTTGTTGAGCGTGCGGGAGCTGACGGGTTAACGATGATCAATACGCTTCTCGGTATGCGGATTGATTTAAAATCAGGTAAGCCGATCCTTGCAAATGGAGCGGGAGGATTATCAGGTCCGGCGATTAAACCTGTGGCGATTCGTATGATTCATCAAGTGAGTCAGCAAGTCAACATTCCGATTATTGGAATGGGTGGGGTACAATCGGCGGAGGATGTTATCGAATATTTTCTTGCAGGAGCGAGCGCTGTTGCGGTTGGTACGGCAAACTTCGTGGATCCATTCGCTTGTCCTACCATTATTGACTCCTTACCAGCTTTGCTGGATGAATTAGGTGTTCACCATATTTCTGAGCTGACAGGAAGGAGCTGGAAAAAGGCATGGGATCTTCAATCATCCTCGCACTAG
- the pyrF gene encoding orotidine-5'-phosphate decarboxylase → MGSSIILALDFSEKEELNDFLKQFEEEKLFVKVGMEAFYQYGPKLVDELKQRGHHVFLDLKLHDIPNTVNKAMKGLAGLGVDLINVHASGGSRMMQAAVEGLEAGTRGGQKRPLCIGVTQLTSTSEEMLRNELQIATDMKNSVVSLAELAKGSGLDGVVSSALEVPMIKEACGESFLTVTPGIRLEGDLAGDQNRVCSPKKARSLGSDFIVVGRSITGAKNPLSAYDILKAEWRKSYEINR, encoded by the coding sequence ATGGGATCTTCAATCATCCTCGCACTAGATTTTTCGGAAAAGGAAGAGTTAAATGATTTCCTTAAGCAATTTGAAGAAGAGAAGCTTTTTGTAAAAGTGGGTATGGAAGCATTTTATCAATACGGACCAAAGCTTGTAGACGAATTAAAACAGCGAGGTCATCACGTTTTCCTCGATTTAAAACTGCATGATATTCCAAATACGGTAAATAAAGCGATGAAGGGCCTTGCTGGCCTAGGTGTTGACTTAATCAACGTTCATGCGAGCGGAGGATCACGGATGATGCAGGCGGCAGTTGAAGGACTAGAAGCAGGTACTCGCGGTGGTCAAAAACGGCCTTTGTGCATCGGTGTCACACAATTAACGAGCACATCAGAAGAAATGCTTCGAAACGAACTGCAAATTGCAACAGATATGAAAAATAGTGTTGTGTCTCTTGCAGAGCTTGCAAAGGGAAGCGGACTTGATGGGGTCGTCAGTTCAGCTCTTGAGGTTCCAATGATCAAAGAAGCGTGCGGAGAATCGTTCTTAACGGTAACACCTGGTATTAGATTAGAAGGCGATCTGGCTGGTGATCAAAACCGCGTCTGCTCTCCGAAGAAAGCACGATCTCTAGGAAGCGATTTTATTGTGGTTGGACGTAGTATCACAGGAGCGAAAAACCCATTATCAGCATACGACATCTTAAAAGCAGAGTGGAGGAAGTCATATGAAATCAATCGCTAA
- the pyrE gene encoding orotate phosphoribosyltransferase, which produces MKSIAKSLLEIEAVSLQPNNPFTWSSGLLSPIYCDNRLTLSYPKVRKEIARGLVAMVKEKYADAEVIAGTATAGIPHAAWVSDLLDLPMVYVRGSAKGHGKGNVIEGKVEEGQKVVVIEDLVSTGGSAIDAVKQLEAAGANVLGVAAIFTYGMKKGAEQFANEEIAWYTLTNFDELLTCAVENGMIEEREVQSLLHWRDNPSSKEWLEQLKDLSV; this is translated from the coding sequence ATGAAATCAATCGCTAAATCACTATTGGAAATTGAAGCTGTCAGCCTTCAGCCAAATAATCCATTTACATGGTCATCAGGTTTGTTATCACCGATTTACTGTGATAATCGATTAACCCTCTCTTATCCAAAGGTAAGAAAGGAAATTGCGCGTGGGCTTGTCGCTATGGTGAAAGAAAAATACGCTGATGCAGAAGTGATTGCCGGAACAGCTACCGCTGGTATTCCTCACGCTGCTTGGGTAAGCGACCTGCTCGATCTTCCGATGGTATATGTTCGAGGAAGTGCAAAAGGCCATGGAAAAGGAAATGTGATTGAAGGAAAAGTAGAGGAAGGACAAAAGGTTGTTGTGATTGAAGATTTGGTTTCAACAGGAGGCAGCGCGATTGATGCTGTGAAACAATTAGAAGCCGCTGGCGCTAACGTGCTCGGTGTTGCCGCCATCTTTACATATGGAATGAAAAAGGGAGCAGAGCAGTTCGCGAACGAGGAAATTGCCTGGTATACGCTCACCAATTTCGATGAATTATTAACATGTGCCGTAGAAAACGGTATGATTGAAGAAAGAGAGGTTCAATCACTGCTTCACTGGCGCGACAATCCATCCTCAAAAGAATGGTTGGAGCAGTTGAAAGATCTCTCCGTATAG
- a CDS encoding class I SAM-dependent methyltransferase: protein MRKMQGEEFDSLVSFFDDMARTKWLGAVHDELKQASGSWTEKSILDVGCGTGRLLLRGVEEASMLTGVDLSSEMIKASKQNFFFLNRSNKSHFSEGDACNLAFEDDSFDLSLSTCVMFLLPEPEAGMKEMIRVTKKGGKVVMLNPSLQMDQMAAFKYAKKHDMSGFEQTSLLKWSNVSTKRHRYSPDQLSEKLKGLGAKETKHVEVLDGLAIITVASL from the coding sequence ATGAGAAAAATGCAGGGAGAAGAGTTCGATTCACTCGTATCCTTTTTTGATGATATGGCACGAACAAAGTGGCTTGGTGCCGTTCATGATGAACTAAAACAAGCTTCCGGTTCATGGACAGAAAAATCTATTCTCGATGTAGGGTGTGGAACAGGGAGACTTCTTCTTCGTGGTGTTGAGGAAGCGAGCATGCTGACAGGTGTTGATCTATCATCTGAAATGATTAAAGCTAGCAAACAGAATTTTTTCTTTTTGAATCGTTCGAATAAAAGTCACTTTTCAGAAGGTGACGCATGCAACCTTGCGTTTGAGGACGACTCGTTTGATTTATCTCTATCAACGTGCGTCATGTTTCTTTTACCTGAGCCTGAAGCAGGCATGAAAGAGATGATTCGTGTAACAAAAAAAGGCGGGAAGGTTGTGATGTTAAATCCATCTCTTCAAATGGACCAAATGGCTGCTTTCAAGTATGCCAAAAAACATGACATGAGCGGTTTTGAACAAACTTCTTTGCTTAAATGGTCGAATGTTTCTACGAAAAGGCACCGCTACTCGCCGGATCAGTTAAGTGAAAAGCTGAAAGGTTTAGGTGCGAAGGAAACAAAGCATGTTGAAGTGCTGGATGGTTTGGCCATTATTACAGTAGCATCCTTATAA
- a CDS encoding CDP-glycerol:glycerophosphate glycerophosphotransferase — protein sequence MKNKISVIIPVYNTELYLKNCIESLMDQAYPNWEAIFINDGSTDDSRSIIRSYEQHDSRIKLVDLKVNKGVAHARNTGLDIATGEFIYFLDSDDTLDQYALGLLISNITHRDVIFGSFNKQNKKANLTLPVKHKIKYSKAKYQSESVLNRLFRRSLIDELNLRFDEKYRFYSDLTFLLPLLDHLKTVPTITGYIYKKQWRKDPDAPHSLTQQDDVAKIKEYVERFHHLTQIYSENPKVIKFLCNQFISYYCQYVIFVLQEQDIYSEILDDLSTVVNFVNNHTYSRRVSFFIKRELKAIGNRDEKKLRKLLKLHKVLRITSRSIKGRQKLYRTLYNYVFTKLPMQNKTIVFESFLGKNYSDSPKNIYEELINEKKDYKYIWVFAKPGKDIPGNAKQVKRLSLAYFYYMARAKYWVSNSRIPKALKKREGNIYLQTWHGTPLKKLVFDMNDVHSANPNYKADFFEQSRRWDYLISANSYSSEIFKRAFKFDNHMFEHGYPRNDILHSENKAQLMNKIKMQLNIPLDKKVILYAPTWRDDEFYKPGKYKFTLRFDLERLQRELGDEYVVLLRTHYFIADHLNTEDYEGFAFNVSKYDDISELYLISDLLITDYSSVFFDYANLKRPILFFTYDLEKYRDTLRGFYIDMESELPGPLVFSNDEIIESIKNIDQIKDQYQEKYDHFYDRFCGWEHGNASKKISGEVFS from the coding sequence ATGAAAAATAAAATATCTGTAATTATTCCTGTATATAATACGGAACTATACTTAAAAAATTGTATTGAATCATTAATGGATCAAGCCTATCCGAACTGGGAAGCCATATTCATTAATGATGGTTCAACAGATGATAGTCGTTCAATTATTCGAAGTTATGAACAGCACGACTCAAGAATAAAACTAGTAGATTTAAAAGTTAATAAAGGTGTAGCGCATGCAAGAAATACTGGATTAGACATTGCGACAGGAGAATTTATTTACTTCTTAGATAGCGATGATACGCTCGATCAATATGCTCTGGGTCTTCTTATTAGCAACATTACTCATCGTGATGTTATTTTTGGATCTTTCAACAAACAAAATAAAAAGGCAAATTTAACTCTTCCAGTAAAACATAAAATAAAATACTCAAAAGCCAAATATCAGAGTGAATCTGTACTTAATCGATTGTTTAGACGCTCATTAATTGATGAATTAAATCTCCGCTTTGATGAAAAGTATCGATTCTACAGTGATTTAACGTTTTTGCTACCTCTTTTAGACCATCTAAAAACAGTACCTACTATTACAGGTTACATTTACAAAAAGCAGTGGCGTAAGGATCCAGATGCTCCACATTCTTTAACGCAACAAGATGATGTAGCTAAAATCAAAGAGTATGTAGAGCGCTTTCATCATCTTACACAAATATATAGCGAAAATCCTAAAGTCATTAAGTTTTTATGTAATCAATTTATATCATATTATTGCCAGTACGTTATCTTTGTTCTTCAAGAACAAGATATTTATTCGGAAATTCTAGATGATTTATCTACGGTGGTCAATTTTGTAAATAATCATACTTACTCTAGAAGAGTTAGTTTTTTTATTAAAAGAGAACTTAAAGCAATAGGAAATAGGGATGAAAAAAAGCTTAGGAAGTTATTGAAATTACATAAGGTTTTAAGAATTACCTCACGTTCCATAAAAGGCCGTCAGAAACTTTATCGAACGCTATACAACTATGTGTTTACTAAGTTACCAATGCAAAACAAAACCATTGTATTTGAAAGTTTTTTAGGAAAAAACTATTCAGATAGTCCAAAAAATATATACGAAGAACTTATTAATGAAAAGAAAGACTATAAATATATATGGGTTTTTGCCAAGCCCGGTAAAGATATACCTGGAAATGCAAAGCAAGTGAAACGACTTTCTTTAGCTTATTTCTATTATATGGCACGGGCCAAATATTGGGTTTCCAATTCTCGTATTCCCAAAGCCTTGAAAAAGCGAGAAGGAAATATTTATCTTCAGACCTGGCACGGAACTCCATTAAAAAAGTTGGTATTTGATATGAATGATGTTCATTCAGCTAATCCGAACTATAAAGCGGACTTTTTTGAACAATCAAGACGATGGGATTACCTCATCTCGGCAAATTCATATTCTAGTGAAATATTTAAGCGAGCGTTTAAATTTGATAATCATATGTTTGAACACGGCTATCCACGAAACGATATTTTGCATTCTGAAAATAAAGCACAGTTAATGAACAAGATAAAAATGCAACTTAATATTCCTTTAGATAAAAAGGTTATATTGTATGCCCCCACGTGGAGAGATGATGAGTTTTATAAACCAGGTAAATATAAATTCACATTGCGTTTTGATTTAGAACGTCTTCAGAGAGAACTTGGTGATGAGTACGTAGTTCTTCTTCGTACACATTATTTTATTGCAGACCATCTCAATACGGAAGATTACGAAGGTTTTGCTTTCAATGTTTCGAAGTACGATGATATTTCAGAATTATACTTGATTTCGGATCTTCTAATTACAGATTATTCATCAGTGTTTTTTGACTACGCAAATTTAAAGCGTCCGATACTTTTCTTCACATATGACCTAGAAAAATATCGCGATACACTTAGAGGATTTTACATTGATATGGAATCGGAGTTACCTGGTCCATTAGTATTTTCAAACGATGAAATAATTGAATCAATTAAAAATATTGATCAAATAAAGGATCAATATCAAGAAAAGTATGACCACTTCTATGATCGTTTTTGTGGTTGGGAGCATGGAAATGCTTCTAAGAAAATTTCTGGTGAAGTTTTCAGCTAA